One part of the Megachile rotundata isolate GNS110a chromosome 16, iyMegRotu1, whole genome shotgun sequence genome encodes these proteins:
- the LOC100877136 gene encoding hepatocyte nuclear factor 3-beta: protein MPRPSRDTYGDQKPPYSYISLTAMAIWSSRDKMLPLAEIYKFIADRFPYYRKDTRRWQNSLRHNLSFNDCFIKVPRGPHRPGKGAYWALHPAALSMFENGSLLRRRKRFKLHKPDKELLKSELQALASAMPPPHSESSPVISINPAAQTSSLTVANLHRLRDDLLRWELHERRLTMTSGDSSPGFSAPEAGSSYYLLSPEVRQRLAGTDEILRGYESNLLQTGSWNFPGFQVTPYVSQLSYFQTDIPDSRQICPGTAETIPDKTESRPFLDTARSSLEPASGKRSTLEPGISSQTTIQPEQKKKKKPFTIENIIAPDDEQISGNVEDEKRGHLLVPRPLYAGFPFGLSTTKVTYETAT from the exons ATGCCTCGGCCATCGAGGGACACTTACGGCGATCAAAAGCCACCGTACTCTTACATCTCGTTGACCGCGATGGCGATTTGGTCTTCGAGGGACAAGATGTTGCCGCTcgctgaaatttacaaattcatcgcCGATCGGTTTCCGTACTATCGCAAGGACACTCGGAGATGGCAGAACTCTTTGAGGCACAATTTGTCCTTTAACGACTGCTTCATCAAG GTGCCGAGGGGACCACATCGACCAGGTAAAGGCGCGTACTGGGCGCTGCACCCAGCCGCCCTCTCGATGTTCGAGAACGGCTCGTTGCTCCGTCGTCGAAAGCGGTTCAAACTGCACAAACCCGACAAAGAGCTGTTAAAATCCGAGCTGCAAGCCCTGGCGTCCGCCATGCCGCCCCCGCACTCGGAGTCCTCGCCGGTGATATCGATAAACCCGGCCGCCCAAACGAGCAGCCTGACGGTCGCCAATCTGCACCGTCTGCGCGACGATCTGCTCCGTTGGGAGCTGCACGAGCGTCGTCTGACGATGACTTCCGGTGACAGCTCTCCTGGCTTCTCCGCGCCGGAGGCCGGCTCCAGCTACTACCTGCTGTCGCCGGAAGTCAGACAGCGACTGGCCGGCACCGACGAGATCCTGCGCGGCTACGAGAGCAACCTGCTGCAAACGGGAAGCTGGAATTTCCCCGGCTTCCAGGTGACCCCGTACGTGTCCCAGTTGTCCTACTTCCAGACCGACATCCCCGACAGCCGACAAATCTGCCCCGGCACCGCGGAGACCATCCCCGACAAGACTGAGTCCAGACCGTTCCTGGACACCGCGAGGAGCAGCCTCGAGCCCGCGAGCGGCAAACGCTCGACCCTGGAACCCGGCATTTCCAGCCAGACGACCATTCAGCCcgagcagaagaagaagaagaaaccctTCACCATCGAGAACATCATCGCACCCGACGATGAGCAGATCTCCGGCAACGTGGAGGACGAGAAGAGGGGTCATCTTCTGGTCCCGAGACCTCTCTACGCTGGATTCCCTTTCGGGCTGTCCACGACCAAGGTCACCTACGAGACTGCTACCTGA